Within the Rosa rugosa chromosome 2, drRosRugo1.1, whole genome shotgun sequence genome, the region AATCATGTTGAGGGGACAGAATTGAGACACAAAAATCTGAaacagctgatttcatcccgATAAAGGCACTTTATTAAAAAGTCTCCATTTATTGAAAGTTCATTATGCAAGCGAGGATAAAGCTACTTGGGTCCGGATCCTCTCCATGGCTCTTAATTGTCCTTGGTTATCCTTGACTTTCGATCTTGGCCATcataattaaatccaatgacTCAGAACTTGACAgctcagcaaaaaaaaaaatactgataAAATATTAGCTTTGAAGAGAAACGGCGTCAAATTTGACAAAAGGAATTCACGGAGCAGTATCAtctccctttcttcttcttcttcttcttccgcaaaaataaaataaaaactcattCTCCCGCAGAAGCATCCATGATCCATGTAAGTCTCCATCCGTCTCTGTCCATTCATAATCAACAATCACAGAGTAATTGAATTTTAAAGGTCTTCTCTATTTCTAGTTTGAAGAAGGATCAGTTAACAATCCTTCAGAGTTGAATAACCTCTATTTTTTGGTTGATCTGGAACCCTGTATCTCATGATCATGTCCTTCCGCTGTAAGGTCCGATAGATGTAGATCAACACCTCTGTACCAATCGGGCGATCCTCGAAGTGTTGAAAATGGCTGATCTAGAGAGATCTCTCCAATTGGGAATGAAATAATATGGATGGGATAAGGTCTAAAGAAACTAAATGGCTGAATCGTTTCAGATTATATTTCTCAGTGAATTGTACAAAATTATATACAAGGAGTCAAAAGACAAAATACTACATTAGAGCCTATAATTGACATGATTGCCTAATCTACGCATTACAAACAAGGAAAGAATTATCTAGAGTTGTCAGTCAGTCAGTCACACTCCTACAATTGATCATAGGTTATTGCTGCAATCCACTCACAGAGATTTACCTGATTTTAGCATTCTTTAACACTCCCCATCAAGTTGGGAGTGTATGTTAATGACACCCAACTTGCCAATTAGGACTTGAAACTAAGATGAACTCAAAGctttagtaaacaagtctgctgGTTGATCACTTGTTCGAATATGAGCAGTTTGTATCATGCCTTCTTGAAGCTTTTCACGTACCAAGTGACAATCAATTTCTATGTGCTTAGTCCGTTCATGGAAAACCGGATTTGAAGCAATATGGAGAGCCGCCTGATTATCACAATATAAGATGACAGATTGTGAATGTTTGATCCTCAAATCATTTAGGACATATTTGAGCCAAGTTATTTCACAACATGTGGTTGCCATGGAACGATACTCTGCCTCCGCGGTCGATCGGGCAACTGTTGTTTGCTTCTTAGTTTTCCAAGAGATAGGTGATTGACCAAGAAATATGCAATAGCCAGTAATTGACCTTCTAGTGTCCTTGGAACGTGCCCAATCGGCATCACAAAAGGCTCTTAGCGGAATTGAACTTGTGGCTGATAACAGAATTCCTTGGCCTGGTGTTTGTTTTAGATACCTCAAGACTCTATGAGCTGCATCAAGGTGTGGCACCCTAGGTTTATCCATGAATTGACTCAAAACATGTACTGCGTATACCAAATCTGGTCGCGTGATAGTTAGATAAATCAAGTGGCCAACCAATCTTTGATATGAGGAAGGATCCTTTAGAAGTTCTCCATTTGATTGGGTGAGAGTCAAATTTTGGTCCATAGGAAACTTTGCTGGCTTGGCTCCTAGAAAACCTGTATCTTCTAGTATTTCTAGTGCATACTTTCTTTGTGAGAGTGAAATTCCTTTTGCTGATCGGGCCACCTCTATCCCCAAGAAGTATTTTAAATGCCCAAGGTCCTTGAGTTTGAAGTGTTTTCTCAAGAATTCTTTGGTTGCTTGAATTTGTTGCAAGTTGTTCCCTGCCAATATGATGTCATCAACGTAAACTAGAATTGCAGTAAAGCAATTACCTTGGAATACGATGAACAAGGAGTAGTCTGCTTTCGATTGTTTGTACCCAGCACCAATAAGAACTTATGTCAATTTTAAGAACCATTGTCTTGAGGCTTGTTTCAGCTCATACAACGAGTCTCCCCCTTTCGTCCGAAACCAGGTGCTAGAGACATGCATGTAAACTTCCTCATAAAGGTCTCCATGTAAAAATGCGTTGTTAACATCAAGTTGATGAAGGTGTCATCCTTGGGTGGCAGCAATAGCAAGTAGAAGTCGAACGGTAACCAATTTAGCTACGGGAGCAAAGGTTTCTCAATAATCAAAGCCTTCAACTTGCTTGTAACCTTTTGCAACCAAATGAGCTTTGTACCGCTCCACTGTTCCATCCGGTTTAAGCTTGATTTTATATACCCATTTACAACCGATGGGTTTCTTTCCATGTGGAAGATGTTGAAGTGTCCAAGTGTGGTTTGCTTTAAGGGCATCAATTTCACTTCTCATGGCATCACGCCACTTAGGATCTTGAACGGCCTGCAAAAATGTTTGTGGTTCTTTGGCAAGAGAAAGAGAGGTGGTGAAAACACGGTGATTATGGGATCGACGATCATAGGAAAGGAAATTGGATAATGAGTAAGGAGTACCTTTATTCTTGACCACGAGCGAGGTTGATGAGGAACTGGAACGTGAAGGGAGTGTGGTGGTGACATGATCGAAAATCTTTAAGGTAGTTTGGTGGATTAGTGGCACATGTAAGTCGTTGTTGTGGTGCAACTAATGGTGGAATAGGTTCAGAAGGTGGTATAGAATGTGATAAAGATGGAGAAGGCACATCACCTAAGGTTTTGGAAGACTCTTCCTTAGGGAGAATAGGCACCTCATTGGAAAGATCAGAATCACTTGGATGGTCAGGTACAACATTAGGTAAGACTGTTTTATTTTCAGCAGCGGAAGATGAGCAAAAAGGAAAATGATCTTCGTGGAATACTACATCCCGTGAAGTGAAACTTTTACCAAGTGCAATGTCATAGACACGATAACCCTTTTGACCATATGGGTAACCCAAAAATATGCAATGAGTGGCACGGGCATCAAATTTGGAAGGATGCTGAGCATGAGTTGAGGCAAAAcacagtagaaaagaatacttcaattcagggttaattcgataattctattcatcccacaatgagggtatatatacaagtacaaaggagtagtctaactctaataggaaacaatctttccataattacaggatatcctaattaaataaaatcctaattacatacagatttacaacgattctacactccccctcaagttggtgcatagatgtctatcatgcccaacttgtcaactgagctgtcaaataccttcctggacactcctttagtaagaacatcagctaattgctcctctgagtttacaaatggaaagcgaataacctttctgtcaagattttctttaataaaatgacggtcaacctccacatgctttgttctatcatgctgaactggattatgtgcaatctcaatggcagctgtattatcacaatgcaaatccataggctttttaagcttgtaacccaggtctttcaagacattacgaatccacaacatttcacagactccgtgtgccatacctcggaactcagcttctgcacttgatctggcaataactttctgctttttgctacgccaagtgacaaggttccttccaacaaaagtgaagtacccagatgtagaacgtctatcagttttatcaccagcccaatctgcatctgtgtacccaacaacttccaattcatcttttttctgaaacagtaaccctttacctggcgccatcttcaagtacttcaaaatacgaaagactgcatccatatgctcttcactaggacaatgcataaattgactaacaacactcacagcataagcaatatcaggtctagtatgtgaaagataaatcaaccttcctacaagacgttgatacctccctttgtcagttggaacttgatcaggataaatagcaagtctgtgattcatctcaatgggtgtctccattggtctgcagtccagcatccctgtttcagcaagtaaatcaaggacatacttcctttgtgaaagaaaaatccccttcttagaccttgcaacttcaatacctagaaaatacttcagttgtcccagatccttcatttcaaactcctttgacagatacttttgcaattcattcatctctttcggatcatcccctgtaacaatcatgtcatcaacatacacaataagagctgttatcttaccattcttgcgtttgataaacaaggtatggtcagaattgctttGTCTGTACCCAAAAGCTTTCATGggctttgaaaatcttccaaaccaagctcttggagactgcttcaggccatacaaagacttcttcaatttacacaccttgccaacgtcacttgggtaattcttaacacctgggggcacatccatgtacacttcttcctccaaattcccattaagaaacgcattcttcacatcaaactggtgcaatggccaatctttgtttgctgcaagtgagattagaatccggacagtattaatctttgccacaggtgcaaaagtctcctcataatcaatcccatagcgttgtgtatatcctttggcaaccaacctcgccttgtatctattaatagttccatctgcattaagcttcacagtaaatacccaacgacaccctacagtcttctttccaaccggcataggtactagctcccatgttgcattcttttgaagagcttccaattcttcattcatcgcctttgtccattttggatccgtcaatgcatcctgcacgttactaggaatagatacagtagataattgatcaacaacaagcgcatgtgacccagaaatcctatggttagacataaaattagctatagggtatttagctttggctttgatatctggttcatattgtttcttaggaattccctcggtaaccctttgtgatttcctaggttcgacactttctaacccagaagattcattaaagtttaggggtacctgagaaggatcattctgaccgggatcttcagttggtgatgcagaagggggaatatcttgtgtgtgagcttcagatacgtcttgattttgattcaaactatctagaaaagtcatctcttctgtctcggaattcacaacactctgttcggcagttacattttctgttttggaattcacaacactctgttcggcagttacattttctgtttcggaattcacaacactctgttcggcagttgcattttctgtttcggaattcgcaacacttcgttcggcagtcgcattgtgtatttcggaattcacaatgctctgttcggcaactgcattttctgtttccaaatttctaccctcaaatgtatcctccaaattttccaagtcttcaaagacatcaaaatcaataatagaacgaggattcccttcacaacctctctccccctgaagggaagactgagaagctccccctgagtaataaggctcggattcacgaaaagcaatATCAAGAAagacatgtatagtgccagtaaggggatcataacatcgataacccttctggaagtcagcataaccaacaaagatacacttacgggcacggggatcaagcttgttgcgttgaggcttgggaatatgaacataggctgtgcacccaaacacccggggctccaaattaggcatagaatggatggtcaaaagtgcatgaagcttctgatgaggattctgaaactcaatcacccgtgaaggagtacggttgataagatatgctgctgattttactgcttctccccaataggaccgaggtacattcatgccaaataaggaagcacgaacaacttccatcaactgcctgttcttccgttctgctaaaccattctgttgaggagtataagaattggaggtttgatgacgaattccatgtgaccggcaaaactcaatcatatggccattcacaaactctccaccattgtcagactgaaacactctaatggattgttgatactgagttgccaccattttgtgaaattcggtaaacattccaaatacatcactcttattcttcagtaatgacacccatgtcatgcgagtgcaatcatcaataaacgttacaaaataccgagctctagaaagagaaggaattttcgcaagaccccagacatcggagtgaatcttcataaaaggaacaggacttttattaagacttggtgaatatgaaatacggtgactcttggccagttcacagatgtcacagtggaaatccaaatcactaacaactgaaaacaattgaggttgcagcttcttaagataacgaaaggatagatgacgtaaacggcgatgccataaccatacagcttccttcgcattctctaccccgttgatctgattagcttgtcccaaaagatgcttttgtttctttccagtctctgtcagatccagatagtataatttcccccttctaacaccataaccaagaatacgtcgagtcagaatgtcctgatacacacagaaagacggatagaaggtcacaatacatgcaagagataaaataacttgaccaacagacaggagattataagctagtgatggaacaactaagacagattcaagggttaaggtatcagataaagcaatagaaccttctccggtgaccggagttggagtaccatcagcagtagagataacgtcttgaggggaacatctaaggtttttcacaagacttgggtcattggtcatatggtcagatgcacctgtatcaattatccatgtactattaaaagtaaccttacccttcatacctgactgcgctacattagcggaggcattgtctaggtaaacttcctctttagtagcaacagcggccttgcccagattctttcgcggtttcttggtgaagtcccaccaattagggtaaccaatcacttcatagcaccgctccttgctatgacctaattccccacagataatgcaccttttgtttgcatatggatttggtttaccgagaggacggtgtggagaaggtcctgagaagcctggaggaccctgtttgcgttgagccataacagaaaattcggtagtcaccgaatgccccatagcctgtttctctgattgcatcattgaggaattcatgattttcgcaggattggattttcaagggtttcaagatggatatcaatgtttttgaaaaaaaaagtttttttttttttttttttttttttcctcgaaaaaaggtagggtgatggtggtttgaaattcaggatggtttgatttcaacggtggtggtacgcagcggtttgtggtgttcttcgggattcaggattcaggattcaaaggatgcagcgcaagttcaaaggattgaacctgctctgataccaagtagaaaagaatacttcaattcagggttaattcgataattctattcatcccacaatgagggtatatatacaagtacaaaggagtagtctaactctaataagaaacaatctttccataattacaggatatcctaattaaataaaatcctaattacatacagatttacagcgattctacaaacACAAGCATCCAAACACTCTTAAATGAGAATAATGTGGTTTGACTTGAAACAATAACTCATATGGAGTTTTACCTTTCAGAAGAGGTGTAGGAGTCCTATTGATAAGATATGTGGCTGTTAAGATCGCCTCCCCCCAAAAATGTTTTGGTAGGTAGGCTTGCAAAAGCAAGGCTCGTGCCACATTAAGTAAATGACGGTGCTTGCGCTCAGCGACACCGTTCTGTTGGGGGGTAGCAACACAACTTGTTTGATGGAGGATGCCTTTGGTGgaataaaaattgtgaataTTAAATTTTGGGCCATTGTCACTTCTCACAATTTTAACCTTAGAAGAAAAttgggtttcaacaaggttaaTGAAAGCTATTAAGAGATTACGAGTGTCAAACTTATGGCGCATAAGATATACCCAAGTGCATCAAGAATAGTCATCAACAATTGTAAGAAAATAATGTGCACTAGAAATAGAGACAACATGATAACCACCCCAAATATCAACATGCAATAATTCAAAAGGTGcaatcactactacaaaaagttaatcacgcaacactaatcacacaacggaacaAAAATCATatgttgtgtgtttaagtaagCTTTATTACACAACGGTACTTGTtatattctgttgtgtgaatgccaACAAAGTGAAAACTTTTTTATCAGAACTACATTGCACAATGGAAATGAAGTAatgtctgtcgtctgagtcttaaaaaatttagcggcagatttccctccacttTGGAGTCTTGGTTGGCTCTTGAAACACTAAAATTTGGGCTACTAGGACAACGGGTTTTActatttccgttgtgtgattggAAAACTAAGCATCAAAGTTTGAGGAAGCTTGCTTGAATGTCTTCCCCTAGATAGGCCTAGTGCAAGCTGTTGTAATTGTACAACAGATTTAagattttctgttgtgtgaagaTGGAACTGGGCGGCAACATTTTGAGCCAAAATGCTGAAGGCGCCATGTTTCCCTCCATGATTTCACATTTTGATTTTCAGTGctgcactcagacgacagttagtgagatttctgttgtgtgaataacTTGGAGAATTTTTAGCTAGGTTTAATTGCACATCAtgtccaaaagaaagaaagaaaaagaaaaaaaacacagcCCACCTCTCAACACTCGACACACAGCTCTCTCTCGACCTTGAACCTAGAAACCCATCTCTTACAAACCCATCCCTTTCGAATGGCTTCGATTTCATAGGAGCCATTTCCTTCCACTTCCTCACCTTCACCCTCTTCTCTTTCGCTGTCACCGTCCTCAACAGCCTTGGTTTTTCTCTGCCTCCCGCTCcgtctctctctcccttctgCCGTCTAAGCTTCCGTAAGTCTTTCTCGATCTCAGCCAATATGATTCTGATTCTACTGTGAAGTTAATTTCTTCGTTTTGAGTTGGATAGGCTGAGCTTCCTTTAGTCAGAAAAGGTGAGAATCTATTCAAATTGTTGTGGGTTTGAGTGTTTGAGTCACCTCTCAATTCTCTGAGTTGCGCCGACCTCATTTCTCCGATTGGAAGAGAAGCAACAAAGAAAAGGTTCGAGTCTTGTTTTCGTCTACAAATCTTCGCTAGGTTTTCGTCCATCGATGTTTCAGTTTCTTTctaatt harbors:
- the LOC133730218 gene encoding uncharacterized mitochondrial protein AtMg00810-like, whose protein sequence is MRSEIDALKANHTWTLQHLPHGKKPIGCKWVYKIKLKPDGTVERYKAHLVAKGNNLQQIQATKEFLRKHFKLKDLGHLKYFLGIEVARSAKGISLSQRKYALEILEDTGFLGAKPAKFPMDQNLTLTQSNGELLKDPSSYQRLVGHLIYLTITRPDLVYAVHVLSQFMDKPRVPHLDAAHRVLRYLKQTPGQGILLSATSSIPLRAFCDADWARSKDTRRSITGYCIFLGQSPISWKTKKQTTVARSTAEAEYRSMATTCCEITWLKYVLNDLRIKHSQSVILYCDNQAALHIASNPVFHERTKHIEIDCHLVREKLQEGMIQTAHIRTSDQPADLFTKALSSS